The Rhea pennata isolate bPtePen1 chromosome Z, bPtePen1.pri, whole genome shotgun sequence genome includes a region encoding these proteins:
- the GIN1 gene encoding gypsy retrotransposon integrase-like protein 1 isoform X2 — MVRSGKNGGLHLKQIAYYKRTGEYHPTTLSSERSGIRRAAKKFVFKENKLFYVGKDRKQMRLVIVSDEEKKKVLEKCHENAAGTHHGISRTLTLVESNYYWTSVTNDVKQWVYACQHCQVAKNTTITTPKSHPIKAEDPWAAVTIDLIGPFNATNRSHRYIIIMTDLFTKWTVILPLCDTSAAEIAKAIISVFFLYGPPQKMPIDQGKELVHQINKELFAHFGMKQIVLSYPHTDDVNERTGKTIKVFLNKYCTEHPNDWDEHLSAIAYAFNLTNAEPDQSTPYFQMFNRNPYVVESTKVCVEGEDSMFAKIFEATKKASQALEEEKTADCQMVKITSDEQKIRNKITVKRKPKQLNPLRLKVGHEVLRQRKNWWKDGRFQSEWVGPCIIDYITDNGCAILRDATGSRLKRPIKMSHLKPYIRASSEKGMHTTITSYKVQ, encoded by the exons ATGGTCCGGAGTGGAAAAAATGGTGGGCTCCACCTGAAACAGATTGCATACTACAAACGAACAGGGGAGTATCATCCTACAACATTATCAAGTGAAAGAAGTGGGATCAGAAGAGCAGccaaaaaatttgttttcaaag aaaataaattgttctatgttggaaaagacagaaaacaaatgcGCTTGGTAATTGTTTcagatgaagagaagaaaaaggtgcTTGAGAAATGCCATGAAAATGCTGCAGGCACTCACCACGGCATATCAAGGACACTGACTTTAGTGGAATCTAATTACTACTGGACCTCAGTAACAAATGATGTCAAACAGTGG GTGTATGCTTGCCAGCATTGCCAAGTGGCAAAGAATACAACCATCACAACACCCAAGTCACACCCTATCAAAGCGGAGGACCCCTGGGCAGCAGTTACTATAGACCTAATAGGACCTTTCAATGCAACCAACAGAAGCCACAGGTACATCATTATTATGACAGATTTGTTCACAAAATGGACTGTTATCCTGCCACTGTGTGATACTTCAGCAGCTGAAATTGCTAAGGCAATCATAAGTGTGTTTTTCTTATATGGACCACCTCAAAAAATGCCTATTGATCAAGGGAAAGAGCTTGTTCATCAG ataaacaaAGAACTGTTTGCACACTTTGGAATGAAACAAATAGTATTGTCTTATCCTCACACAGATGATGTAAATGAAAGAACAGGCAAGACAATCAAAGTTTTCCTAAACAAATACTGCACAGAGCATCCAAATGATTGGGATGAACATTTATCTGCTATTGCCTATGCTTTTAATTTGACTAATGCG GAGCCAGATCAAAGCACCCCATATTTCCAGATGTTTAATCGTAACCCATATGTGGTTGAGTCAACAAAAGTGTGTGTGGAAGGGGAAGACAGTATGTTTGCCAAAATATTTGAAGCAACTAAAAAAGCCAGTCAAGcactggaggaagagaaaactgcAGACTGTCAG ATGGTGAAAATCACTTCAGAtgaacagaaaatcagaaacaagATTACTGTCAAAAGGAAGCCAAAACAGTTAAATCCCCTTCGCCTTAAAGTTGGGCATGAAGTcctcagacaaagaaaaaactgGTGGAAGGATGGTCGTTTCCAGTCAGAATGGGTTGGACCTTGTATTATAGATTATATCACGGATAATGGCTGTGCAATATTAAGAGATGCCACAGGATCCAGGTTGAAAAGACCCATAAAAATGTCTCACCTTAAGCCGTACATAAGAGCATCCAGTGAAAAAggtatgcat